In a genomic window of Paracoccaceae bacterium:
- a CDS encoding ABC transporter permease gives MADPARKVPFRGGGFAPVTRRWVGFCAFALLILFAEWGTRAGFISALTLPRPSDVLMTFQELYVSGLLFKHLLPSLSRLVVGAALGVTVGVGVGLLMGLFSYIRAGLVPLVAAIFPIPKIALLPLFVIWFGIDEGSKYALIAFGTFTPTVVATYAAVDNVDRTLIRMGQSFGLTWQSIVRKIVLPGAMPGILSGLRISLAIAIILLVAAEMLGAEYGIGAYILEAGSLYDLERLFAGVVILSLLGVITSAAIGAIERRVLRWRS, from the coding sequence ATGGCTGATCCAGCGCGCAAAGTGCCATTTCGCGGCGGCGGGTTCGCGCCTGTGACGCGGCGCTGGGTGGGTTTTTGCGCCTTTGCGTTGCTGATCCTCTTTGCGGAATGGGGCACGCGAGCCGGGTTCATTTCTGCTTTGACCCTGCCGCGTCCCAGTGATGTCTTGATGACCTTTCAGGAGCTTTACGTATCCGGATTGCTTTTCAAACATCTGTTGCCCTCGCTGAGCCGGTTGGTGGTCGGGGCCGCCCTTGGGGTCACGGTGGGCGTTGGTGTGGGGCTGTTAATGGGTTTGTTTTCCTATATCCGGGCAGGTCTGGTGCCGTTGGTTGCGGCGATTTTCCCGATCCCCAAGATCGCGTTGTTGCCGTTGTTCGTGATCTGGTTCGGGATTGATGAAGGCAGCAAATATGCCTTGATCGCATTTGGCACCTTCACACCGACCGTCGTGGCGACCTATGCGGCCGTGGACAATGTGGACCGTACCCTGATCCGCATGGGACAGAGTTTTGGGCTTACGTGGCAGTCGATTGTGCGCAAGATCGTCCTGCCCGGCGCGATGCCGGGGATTCTGTCGGGGCTGCGCATTTCGCTGGCAATTGCGATTATCCTGCTGGTGGCGGCTGAAATGCTGGGCGCGGAATATGGCATCGGCGCATATATTCTGGAGGCCGGGTCGCTTTATGATCTGGAACGTTTGTTTGCCGGTGTGGTCATTTTGTCGCTGTTGGGTGTGATCACAAGTGCGGCAATTGGCGCAATCGAGCGACGCGTATTGCGGTGGCGTAGCTGA
- a CDS encoding peroxiredoxin-like family protein, giving the protein MLMPREKTPDLQVPLLGGGQFDLSNDGSEKGTVVCFYRGLHCPICATYLTELEKRTADFAERGVKTIAISSDGQERAQAMADKIEAKTLRFGYDLSLATAREWGLYISTSRGKTSIGIEEPALFSEPGLFMVTPQQTLYYGSVQTMPFVRPHFSELVGALDFAIANEYPARGEYSGAV; this is encoded by the coding sequence ATGCTGATGCCTCGTGAAAAAACTCCGGACCTTCAAGTGCCGCTTTTGGGGGGCGGGCAGTTCGATTTGTCAAACGATGGTTCGGAAAAAGGCACCGTGGTGTGTTTTTATCGTGGTTTGCATTGCCCGATCTGTGCGACGTATCTGACTGAGTTGGAAAAGCGCACGGCCGATTTTGCTGAACGTGGTGTCAAGACCATCGCGATCAGTTCGGATGGGCAAGAGCGTGCACAGGCCATGGCCGATAAGATTGAGGCAAAGACCCTGCGTTTTGGATATGATCTGAGCCTTGCGACAGCGCGCGAATGGGGCCTGTATATTTCGACGTCACGCGGCAAGACATCGATCGGAATCGAAGAGCCAGCGCTGTTTTCTGAGCCGGGATTGTTCATGGTGACGCCGCAGCAGACACTGTATTACGGGTCGGTTCAGACGATGCCCTTTGTGCGGCCGCATTTTTCAGAACTGGTAGGTGCGTTGGATTTTGCCATTGCCAATGAGTACCCGGCGCGCGGTGAGTACAGCGGCGCCGTCTGA